CCGACCATCAGCGCCCCGAGCGCCACCAGCACCACCAGCAGCGCGGCGACGAGCGCGTCCGCACCGACCAGGGGTCCGGGGTCGCTGAGCCAGGCGCGCGCGGTGACGTGGGCGACGACCAGGCCGAGCCCGCCCCCGAGCAGGCCGCCGAGCACGAGCACCACGAGCGGCTCGAGCGCCATCAGGACGAAGAGCGCGCCACCGTCGAGGCCCCGCAGCCGGGCCAGCGCGATCTCCCCCCGGCGCGCCCTCGCGAGCTCGCTGCCCGTGGCGGGCACCGCGACGAGCGCGACGACCAGCAGCGGCACCGCCAGTGCGCCGGAGGTGCCGGCGGACTCGGAGAAGCCCAGCACGGCGACCACTCCGGCGACCACCACGGTCGTGAGCAGCAGCAGCGGCAGCAGGGTGCCGCGTCGCGACCAGGCACCGCGCAGGGTCCGGGCCAGGTCGCGCCTCACCGGCCGTCCGGCGGGCGCCGGAAGGCGGAGTCGTCGACGGCCCCCGCAGGCCGCGCCGGGACGACCGGCCCGAGCGGCTCGACCGGCGGCTCGCCGGGCAGGGACTCCTGGGAGGCCTCCTGGGGACTCGGCGCGGGCTCCACCGGGTGCCCGGGCAGGTGCACCGGCTCGGTGTGGTCGACCAACCTGCCGTCGTCGAGGGAGTGGTGGCGGTCGCAGGCCTCGACCACCGCCGGGTCGTGGGTGGCCACGACCACCACGGCCCCACGGTCGGCCTCGCGACGCAGCTCGGCGAGGACCAGGGCCCGGTTGCCCTCGTCGAGCTCGCTGGTCGGTTCGTCGGCGAGCAGCACCCCGGCACCCACGCACAGCCCGCGGGCCAGCGCCACGCGCTGCATCTGACCGCCCGAGAGCTCCTCCACCTGGCGGTCGGCGAGGTCACCGATGTGGAAGCGGGCCAGCGCTTCGTGCGCCTGCGCGTCGGCCTCGGCCGGTGCGACGCCGCGGGCCCGCAGCGCCACCGACACGTTCTCGCTCGCCGACAGGATCGGGACCAGTCCGTAGACCTGGAGCACGAACGCGACCTCGGGCCGCGGGTCGCCCGTGCCGCGCCAGGTGGGCGCGCCGTCGTACGTCACCTCACCGGCGCTGGGCCGGAGCAGCCCGCCGACGATCGAGAGCAGCGTGGTCTTGCCCGAGCCGCTGGGCCCGGACAGCGCGGTCAGCTCACCGGCGCGCAGGACCAGGTCGATGTCCTCGAGCAGCGGGCGGTCCACCTCGTAGCGCACGCCGCGCACGTGGACGTCGCTCATCCGCCCTCCTCGGGGGGCCGGGAGACGACGAGGCGGTCGCGGCCGTCCTGGGGCTCCGGCTCGATGCGCACCAGCGTGCCCTGCGGCCACTGGCCGGCCAGGTGCGAGGGCAGGTGCACGACACCCTCGGCGCCGATGACGACGTACTCGGCGCCGTCGCGGCCCTCCAGGCCCACGCGCCCGCCCTTCATGGTCACCGTGCGGGGGAACGTCGCCGCCACCTCGGGCTGGTGGGTCACCACGATGATGGTGGTGCCGAGCTCGTCGCCGAGGTCGTGGACCAGCCCGATCACCGCGTCGCGGTCCTCGTGGGAGAGCTGGCTGGTGGGCTCGTCGGCGAGCAGCAGCTGCGGCGAGGTCGAGACCGCGCAGGCCAGGGCGAGGCGCTGGCGCTGGCCGCCCGACATGGTGGCGACGACCTGGTCGGCCACGCTC
This Nocardioides dokdonensis FR1436 DNA region includes the following protein-coding sequences:
- a CDS encoding ABC transporter ATP-binding protein, with amino-acid sequence MSDVHVRGVRYEVDRPLLEDIDLVLRAGELTALSGPSGSGKTTLLSIVGGLLRPSAGEVTYDGAPTWRGTGDPRPEVAFVLQVYGLVPILSASENVSVALRARGVAPAEADAQAHEALARFHIGDLADRQVEELSGGQMQRVALARGLCVGAGVLLADEPTSELDEGNRALVLAELRREADRGAVVVVATHDPAVVEACDRHHSLDDGRLVDHTEPVHLPGHPVEPAPSPQEASQESLPGEPPVEPLGPVVPARPAGAVDDSAFRRPPDGR